The DNA segment CGAGAGGACATGATATCCCTTATTGCTGGCAGGTACAGATAATGCACTAAAAGGATAATATTACTGTAAAAGTATTATTACCCTTTGGAGACATTATCACTGTACACATATAAAAAAATTATAGGAGTGAATATAGATGGAATTACAATTAGCATTAGATTTAGTCAATATTCCAGAAGCAATTGAGCTGGTAAAAGAAGTAGAGGAACATATTGATATCGTTGAAATCGGTACACCAGTTGTAATTAACGAGGGGCTTCATGCTGTAAATGCAGTTAAAAAAGCATTCCCTAACTTAAAGGTATTAGCAGACCTAAAAATCATGGATGCAGCTGGTTATGAAGTAATGAAAGCTTCTGAAGCAGGTGCAGATATCGTCACAATTCTTGGTACTGCCGAAGATATGTCAATCAAAGGTGCAGTTGAAGAAGCGAAAAAACAAGGTAAAAAAATCCTTGTTGATATGATAGCTGTAAAAGACCTTGCTGGCCGTGCAAAAGAAGTGGACGCTATGGGCGTTGATTATATTTGTGTTCATACTGGCTACGATCTTCAAGCAGTTGGAAAGAACTCTTTTGAAGATTTACAAACAATCAAAGGTGTTGTAAAAAATGCTAAAACTGCAATCGCAGGTGGTATTAAGTTAGACACACTTCCAGAAGTCATCAAAGTACAACCAGACCTGGTCATTGTAGGTGGCGGGATTACAGGACAAGCTGATAAAAAAGCTGCTGCTGCCAAAATGCAACAAATGATTAATCAAGGGTAATTCAGATCATGAATACAACTCAATACCTAGCTGAAATCATAAAAGAGTTAAATCGCTCCGTAGATTTAATTTCGAATGATGAAGCTGAAAAATTAGTTAATGGGATTCTTGAATCAAAAAAAATCTTTGTTGCAGGCGCAGGTAGATCTGGATTTATGGCCAAATCATTTGCCATGCGAATGATGCACATGGGGATAGATGCCTATGTGATTGGCGAAACAGTAACCCCTAACTTTGAAAAAGATGACATCTTAATCATTGGATCAGGTTCAGGAGAAACAAAAGGTTTAGTTTCCATGGCTGAGAAAGCAAAAAGCATCGGTGGGACGATTGCAGCTGTAACGATTTTCCCTGAGTCCACTATTGGACAATTAGCGGATATCACAATTAAGTTGCCTGGCTCACCTAAAGATCAGTCGGAGAGTGATTTTAAGACGATTCAACCAATGGGCTCATTATTTGAGCAAACACTTTTACTATTTTACGACGCTGTGATTCTTCGGTTCATGGAGAAAAAAGGTTTGGATACCAATAAAATGTACGGTAAACACGCGAACTTAGAATAAATATATTATTCCTCGAGTTCTAAATAGGAAAGACCGCAAGCTGTTTCCATGCAAGATTGCGGTCTTTCTGTTAGAATGAACTACTTCAATTTGTAATAATTTTAGGAGTGATAAAATGATTTCTTTAAATGGAAAAACTGCAATAGTTACTGGCGCAGGTAGAGGCATTGGACGTGCTACTGCTATCGCCTTAGCAAAAGAAGGCGTAAATTTAGGCTTAATCGGCTTAAATATGTCTAATCTAGAAAAGGTAGCTGCTGAACTAGCACAATTTGATGTAAAGGTTTCTGCAGCAACAGCAGATGTGACCGATCTTGAATCCGTTACCCATGCTGTTGAACATATCAAATCAGACTTAGGCCCAATTGATATCCTAATTAACAATGCTGGTGTTGCGAAATTTGGTGGGTTCCTTGATCTAACACCAGAAGAATGGGAAAAAATCATTCAAGTCAATTTAATGGGTGTGTATAATGTAACAAGAGCAGTATTACCAGGAATGATCGAAAGAAAATCAGGAGATATCATCAATATCTCTTCATCTGCTGGTCAAAAAGGTGCTCCTGTTACAAGTGCTTACAGTGCTTCGAAATTCGCTGTTTTAGGGTTAACAGAATCGCTTATGCTAGAAGTAAGAAAACATAATGTCCGAGTTACTGCTTTAACACCAAGTACTGTCGTAACAGATTTAGCGATTGATACAAATCTTGTTAAAGGCAATGAAGAAAACGTGATGCACCCAGAAGACCTTGCAGAATTAGTCGTAGCTAGTTTAAAATTTAATCCAAGAGTATTCGTTAAAACAGCTGGATTATGGTCAACAAATCCATCATAAAACAAAGCAGATCCAGTGGGGTCTGCTTCTTTAGTTCGTACAAATACTCTTATATGTATCAGTGATACAAGGACATTACTTTCTCTAAATCAACAATTAACTGGTTCACTTCATTCTGTGCTAAGCGTACAAGCATTTGATCGTATAAAGTAATAATTTGCCCATCCTCTTCATGCTGATGTTTTTTTAAATAATGATAAATATTATTTAACTGGTTTTCA comes from the Neobacillus sp. PS2-9 genome and includes:
- the hxlA gene encoding 3-hexulose-6-phosphate synthase — protein: MELQLALDLVNIPEAIELVKEVEEHIDIVEIGTPVVINEGLHAVNAVKKAFPNLKVLADLKIMDAAGYEVMKASEAGADIVTILGTAEDMSIKGAVEEAKKQGKKILVDMIAVKDLAGRAKEVDAMGVDYICVHTGYDLQAVGKNSFEDLQTIKGVVKNAKTAIAGGIKLDTLPEVIKVQPDLVIVGGGITGQADKKAAAAKMQQMINQG
- the hxlB gene encoding 6-phospho-3-hexuloisomerase; the protein is MNTTQYLAEIIKELNRSVDLISNDEAEKLVNGILESKKIFVAGAGRSGFMAKSFAMRMMHMGIDAYVIGETVTPNFEKDDILIIGSGSGETKGLVSMAEKAKSIGGTIAAVTIFPESTIGQLADITIKLPGSPKDQSESDFKTIQPMGSLFEQTLLLFYDAVILRFMEKKGLDTNKMYGKHANLE
- a CDS encoding 3-ketoacyl-ACP reductase, coding for MISLNGKTAIVTGAGRGIGRATAIALAKEGVNLGLIGLNMSNLEKVAAELAQFDVKVSAATADVTDLESVTHAVEHIKSDLGPIDILINNAGVAKFGGFLDLTPEEWEKIIQVNLMGVYNVTRAVLPGMIERKSGDIINISSSAGQKGAPVTSAYSASKFAVLGLTESLMLEVRKHNVRVTALTPSTVVTDLAIDTNLVKGNEENVMHPEDLAELVVASLKFNPRVFVKTAGLWSTNPS